In Clarias gariepinus isolate MV-2021 ecotype Netherlands chromosome 1, CGAR_prim_01v2, whole genome shotgun sequence, one DNA window encodes the following:
- the LOC128520615 gene encoding E3 ubiquitin-protein ligase TRIM21-like: MAFSRSLLSEDQLQCSICLDVFTDPVSTPCGHNFCMICLRGVWDSSSHCQCPVCETDFTNRPELCVNTFISALAAQFKKQIPLKPKKVLCDSCTEEKLEAVMSCLHCGVSFCNAHLMIHKATPKLMKHKLMEPVENLEDYICQKHERPLELFCRDCQTCVCQFCTEGDHSTHSTHSTVSMEKESEDNKTKLWMTHAVVQKMIQDRLKKIKDIKHSTELNKNKTEKEKADTVEIFSALMHCIERSQADVMEKQKAAERQAEEFIKDLEQEITELKRRNTELEQLSHTEDHLHFLKIYPSLCSPPHTQDWTDVIINSHQSVETLRRKIMQELLNNAMEKFVHSELKRIQQHAVNITLDPDTANPCLAVSNDGKEVTCENIIKKLPDNPERFDRCICLLGKEGFSSGRFYYEVDVKWKTEWDLGVVKESINRKGNITACPENGFWCVSWNNQVGYVALDSPSIPLSLKQPPQKVGVFVDYEEGLVSFYNVEAKYHMYSFTGQTFTEKLYPFFSPGLNEGAKNSAPLIIYPWVRVHD; the protein is encoded by the exons ATGGCTTTCTCTCGAAGTCTCCTTTCTGAAGATCAGCTCCAGTGCTCCATCTGTCTGGATGTGTTTACTGATCCAGTCTCTACTCCATGTGGACACAACTTCTGTATGATCTGTCTCAGAGGGGTCTGGGACAGCAGTTCACACTGTCAGTGTCCAGTGTGTGAAACTGATTTTACCAATAGACCTGAGTTATGTGTTAATACTTTCATCTCTGCACTAGCTGCTCAATTTAAGAAGCAAATTCCCCTCAAGCCTAAGAAGGTTCTGTGTGACTCCTGCACCGAGGAAAAGCTGGAGGCTGTAATGTCCTGCCTGCACTGTGGAGTTTCTTTCTGCAATGCTCATCTGATGATCCATAAAGCTACACCTAAACTCATGAAGCACAAACTGATGGAGCCtgtggagaacctggaggactACATCTGCCAGAAACATGAGAGACCCCTGGAGCTGTTCTGTAGAGACTGccagacgtgtgtgtgtcagttctgTACTGAGGGAGACCACAGCACTCACAGCACTCACAGCACTGTTTCTATGGAGAAGGAGAGTGAAGACAATAAG ACTAAGTTGTGGATGACTCATGCAGTAGTTCAGAAGATGATTCAGGACCGACTGAAGAAGATTAAGGACATCAAACATTCTACAGAACTGAACAAA aataaaacagaaaaagaaaaagcagacaCTGTGGAGATCTTCAGTGCTCTAATGCATTGCATTGAAAGAAGCCAGGCTGATGTGATGGAGAAGCAGAAAGCAGCAGAGAGGCAGGCTGAAGAGTTCATTAAAGATCTGGAGCAGGAAATCACTGAGCTAAAGAGGAGAaacactgagctggagcagctctcacacactgagGATCACCTCCACTTCTTAAAG atttaccCGTCACTGTGCAGCCCTCCACACACCCAGGACTGGACTGATGTCATTATTAACTCTCATCAAAGTGTGGAGACTCTAAGGAGAAAAATAATGCAAGAACTACTTAATAATGCAATGGAAAAGTTTGTTCACAGTG agCTAAAGAGAATTCAGCAACATGCAG tgaATATTACGCTGGATCCTGACACAGCAAATCCTTGTCTTGCCGTGTCTAATGATGGAAAAGAGGTCACATGTGAAAACATAATAAAGAAGCTCCCTGATAACCCAGAGAGGTTTGATCGTTGCATTTGTCTGCTGGGAAAAGAAGGATTCTCCTCAGGACGATTTTATTATGAAGTCGATGTCAAATGGAAAACTGAATGGGATTTAGGAGTAGTAAAAGAGTCTATTAATAGAAAGGGAAACATTACAGCCTGCCCTGAAAATGGATTTTGGTGTGTGTCTTGGAATAATCAGGTTGGATATGTAGCTCTAGATTCTCCTTCTATCCCTCTCTCCTTAAAACAGCCTCCTCAGAAGGTGGGGGTGTTTGTGGATTATGAAGAAGGTCTGGTCTCCTTTTATAATGTTGAGGCAAAGTATCACATGTACTCTTTCACTGGTCAGACTTTCACTGAAAAACTCTATCCCTTCTTCAGCCCTGGCCTTAATGAAGGAGCTAAAAACTCAGCACCGCTGATCATTTATCCATGGGTTCGAGTCCATGATTAG
- the LOC128520455 gene encoding E3 ubiquitin-protein ligase TRIM39-like, which yields MASPSSVLCEDQLQCSICLDVFTDPVSTPCGHNFCMICLKQYWDSSSHSQCPVCKKDFLKRPELHVNTFISGLAALFKKQLLPKPKKVLCDSCTEEKLEAVKSCLRCGVSFCNAHLMIHKSTPKLMGHKLMEPVENLEDYICQKHERPMELFCRDCQMCVCQFCTEGDHKTHNTVPVVVESAKNKTGLLPMQSEVQEMIQDRLRKIREIKYSVALDEKITEKADVVEIFSALMRCIERSQAELFTVMEEKQKAAERQAEKFIKDLEQEITELKRRNTELEQLSKAEDHIYFLKIYPSLCILPHTQDWLDFRINSHLSVVTQIRIKLQEMFSMEVCRINPMKLKEFQQYAVDVTLNPDTANPFLIVSDGGKQVTRGNDRQNLPDNPERFDRCVCVLGKEGFSSGRFYYEVQVRGNTEWDLGVARGTANRKGEIIACPENGYWCLSLRNKTELSACDSPHVPLSLNQAPQKVGVFVDYEKGLVSFNDVEAMSHIYSFTSQNFMEKLYPVFSLCLNHDSKYSAPLIICRVNQP from the exons ATGGCTTCCCCCAGCAGTGTCCTGTGTGAAGATCAGCTCCAGTGCTCCATCTGTCTGGATGTGTTCACTGATCCAGTCTCTACTCCATGTGGACACAACTTCTGTATGATCTGTCTCAAACAGTACTGGGACAGCAGTTCACACTCCCAGTGTCCAGTGTGTAAAAAAGATTTTCTCAAAAGACCTGAATTACATGTAAATACTTTCATCTCGGGACTGGCTGCTCTATTTAAGAAGCAACTACTCCCTAAGCCTAAGAAGGTCCTGTGTGACTCCTGCACTGAGGAAAAGCTGGAGGCTGTAAAGTCCTGTCTCCGCTGTGGAGTTTCTTTCTGCAACGCTCATCTGATGATCCATAAATCTACACCTAAACTCATGGGGCACAAACTGATGGAGCCTGTTGAGAACCTGGAGGACTACATCTGTCAGAAACATGAGAGACCCATGGAGCTGTTCTGTAGAGACTGCcagatgtgtgtttgtcagtTCTGTACTGAAGGAGACCACAAAACTCACAACACTGTTCCTGTAGTAGTGGAGAGTGCAAAGAATAAG ACTGGGCTGTTGCCAATGCAATCAGAAGTTCAGGAGATGATCCAAGACCGACTACGGAAAATTAGGGAAATCAAATATTCAGTAGCACTTGATGAA AAGATCACAGAGAAAGCAGATGTTGTGGAGATTTTCAGTGCTCTGATGCGCTGCATTGAGAGAAGCCAGGCTGAGCTGTTTACAGTGATGGAGGAGAAGCAGAAAGCAGCAGAGAGGCAGGCTGAAAAGTTCATTAAAGATCTGGAGCAGGAAATCACTGAGCTAAAGAGGAGAaacactgagctggagcagctctCAAAAGCCGAAGATCACATCTACTTCCTAAAG ATTTATCCATCTCTCTGTATCCTACCACACACCCAGGACTGGTTAGATTTTAGAATTAACAGTCATCTAAGCGTGGTGACTCAGATTAGAATAAAGCTTCAGGAGATGTTCAGTATGGAAGTGTGCAGGATTAATCCCATGA AACTAAAAGAATTTCAACAATATGCAG TGGATGTGACACTGAATCCTGATACGGCAAATCCATTTCTTATCGTGTCTGATGGTGGGAAACAGGTTACACGTGGAAACGATCGACAGAATCTCCCTGATAACCCAGAGAGGTTTGAtcgatgtgtttgtgttttaggaAAGGAAGGATTCTCCTCAGGGAGATTTTATTATGAGGTGCAGGTCAGAGGTAATACTGAGTGGGATTTAGGAGTGGCCAGAGGGACGGCTAATAGGAAGGGGGAGATCATAGCCTGTCCTGAAAATGGATACTGGTGCTTAAGtctgagaaataaaacagaacttTCAGCTTGTGACTCTCCTCATGTTCCTCTATCCTTGAATCAGGCTCCTCAGAAGGTTGGGGTGTTTGTGGATTATGAGAAGGGTCTGGTCTCATTTAATGATGTTGAGGCTATGTCTCATATCTACTCTTTTACAAGTCAGAATTTTATGGAGAAACTCTATCCAGTCTTCAGCCTCTGCCTTAATCATGATAGTAAATACTCAGCGCCATTGATCATCTGTCGTGTGAACCAGCCTTAA